Proteins from a single region of Carettochelys insculpta isolate YL-2023 chromosome 17, ASM3395843v1, whole genome shotgun sequence:
- the PLAGL2 gene encoding zinc finger protein PLAGL2, producing MTAFFTSVPTWIQDAKQEEEEETSWKLVARQRGREAESQGKCQCDISGTSYANVDKLRTHTFIHTEQRPYNCPQLHCGKAFASKYKLYRHMATHSAQKPHQCMYCEKMFHRKDHLRNHLQTHDPNKEALHCPECGKNYNTKLGFRRHLAMHAAASGDLSCKVCLQTFESTQVLLEHLKAHSRRVSGGVKEKKHPCDHCDRRFYTRKDVRRHLVVHTGRKDFLCQYCAQRFGRKDHLTRHMKKSHSQELMKIKTEPVDMLGLLSCSSAVAVKEELSPVLCMASRDMMSGKSFPGMLPMGMYSTHLQAMPSSGMPHSLVPNSLPMGMSYPLESSISSPPQPPPKYQLGSTSFLPEKLPKAEVESFLSELPGSLSLSSGEPQSSSPQSVTLDETLLSKSPANLSEALCAANMDFSHLLGFLPLNLPPCNPPVSSGGLVMGYSQGENQPLLTTLPPQPQESPGAGGSLNFGPLHSLPPVFTSSLSTTTLPRFHQAFQ from the exons ATGACGGCATTTTTTACCAGTGTTCCTACCTGGATTCAAGATGcaaagcaggaggaggaagaggagacgaGCTGGAAATTAGTTGCCAGACAAAGGGGTCGAGAGGCTGAAAGTCAAGGGAAGTGCCAGTGTGACATTTCTGGGACCTCCTATGCCAATGTGGACAAGCTGAGAACTCACACGTTCATTCATACAGAACAGAGACCTTACAACTGCCCTCAGCTGCACTGTGGGAAGGCCTTTGCATCCAAGTACAAGCTCTATAG ACACATGGCCACACACTCTGCCCAGAAGCCTCACCAGTGTATGTACTGTGAGAAAATGTTCCACCGGAAGGACCATCTCCGCAATCACCTTCAGACTCACGATCCCAATAAGGAAGCCCTTCACTGCCCAGAGTGTGGCAAGAACTACAACACCAAGCTAGGGTTCAGGCGACATCTGGCTAtgcatgcagctgccagtggggatCTGAGCTGCAAAGTGTGCCTGCAGACCTTTGAGAGCACTCAGGTCCTCCTGGAACACCTCAAGGCTCATTCCAGGAGGGTATCTGGTGGAGTGAAGGAAAAGAAGCACCCATGCGATCACTGTGACAGACGCTTCTACACACGTAAAGATGTGCGGAGACACCTTGTGGTGCACACAGGGCGGAAGGACTTCCTGTGCCAGTACTGTGCTCAGAGGTTTGGGCGGAAGGACCACCTGACCAGGCACATGAAGAAGAGCCACTCCCAAGAATTGATGAAGATCAAAACAGAACCAGTTGACATGCTGGGTCTCTTAAGCTGCAGCTCAGCTGTAGCAGTGAAAGAGGAATTGAGCCCAGTTTTATGTATGGCATCCAGAGACATGATGAGTGGTAAGAGCTTTCCTGGTATGCTGCCTATGGGCATGTACAGTACACACCTCCAAGCTATGCCAAGCTCAGGGATGCCCCATTCTTTGGTTCCCAACTCTCTTCCAATGGGCATGAGTTATCCTCTGGAATCTTCTATCTCCTCTCCACCACAACCTCCTCCAAAATACCAGCTTGGATCTACCTCATTTTTACCTGAGAAACTACCCAAAGCAGAGGTGGAGAGCTTTCTGTCAGAGCTTCCTGGCAGTCTGTCTCTCTCATCCGGTGAGCCTCAGTCCTCCTCGCCTCAGTCAGTGACGCTGGATGAGACTCTGCTTTCCAAGAGCCCCGCTAACCTTTCAGAGGCTCTCTGTGCTGCTAACATGGACTTTTCTCATCTTTTGGGATTCCTCCCTCTGAATCTTCCTCCATGTAACCCACCTGTGTCAtcagggggactggtcatgggcTACTCACAGGGGGAGAACCAGCCATTGCTTACCACTTTGCCACCTCAACCTCAAGAatctcctggagctggaggctCCCTGAACTTTGGTCCCCTTCATTCATTACCCCCCGTCTTCACCTCTAGCTTGAGCACAACCACCCTGCCACGTTTCCACCAGGCATTCCAATAA